A stretch of Ligilactobacillus faecis DNA encodes these proteins:
- a CDS encoding class I SAM-dependent methyltransferase, with amino-acid sequence MAKKEIGHHFLARLGKKRLRPGGIKATDWLIAHGGFSKESKVLEVACNMCTTSIELAQTYGCQIIGVDMDKEALKKAEQNIKKAGLTEKIHVQQGNALKLSFPDNSFDIVVNEAMLTMLQGKAKEKAIKEYFRVLKPGGRLLTHDVSYTAQQTEAKLQQLSQTINVHVEPLHVEQWQKLFLRAGFSSVQATYGKMTLMSPAGMIRDEGLFGALKIARRGLKKENRPQFMKMYKFFNKVGKELRYIAVVSVK; translated from the coding sequence ATGGCTAAAAAAGAGATCGGACATCACTTCTTAGCGCGCTTAGGCAAAAAACGTTTGCGCCCAGGTGGGATCAAAGCTACTGATTGGTTGATCGCACACGGTGGCTTTTCCAAAGAGAGTAAAGTTTTAGAGGTCGCATGCAATATGTGCACGACTTCGATCGAATTAGCACAGACTTACGGTTGTCAGATCATTGGTGTCGATATGGATAAAGAAGCTTTAAAAAAAGCTGAACAAAACATCAAAAAAGCTGGCTTGACTGAAAAGATCCACGTGCAACAAGGCAATGCTTTAAAGCTATCTTTTCCAGATAATTCATTTGATATCGTCGTCAACGAAGCGATGTTGACGATGCTTCAGGGAAAGGCTAAAGAAAAAGCGATCAAAGAGTATTTTAGAGTTTTAAAACCAGGTGGGCGGCTTTTGACCCATGATGTTTCGTATACAGCACAACAAACAGAGGCTAAATTACAGCAGTTGAGCCAAACGATCAATGTTCATGTCGAGCCGTTACACGTTGAGCAGTGGCAAAAACTCTTTTTACGAGCTGGTTTTTCGAGTGTGCAAGCGACTTACGGGAAGATGACTTTGATGTCACCAGCGGGGATGATCCGCGATGAAGGCTTGTTTGGAGCTCTTAAGATCGCGCGTCGTGGGCTGAAAAAAGAAAATCGTCCGCAATTTATGAAGATGTATAAATTCTTTAATAAAGTCGGTAAAGAACTGCGCTATATCGCGGTAGTCAGTGTTAAATAA
- the yidA gene encoding sugar-phosphatase, protein MDIKLIAIDIDGTLVDSQGKLTKKVIQTIRQAKEKGIKVVLCTGRPLPGVKPLLQQLGLDDQDDQYVVCFGGAVVETTSGKTLFQKGITYDDFVDLEAIARKLQLHFHAISTDRIYTCNKDLGYYTLYEANLVSMGISYRTPDELRDVPLVKAMFVEDAAILDPAIAKREYFAPLSERLDLMKTASFYYEAYAKGVNKGSALVKLCEILKITRENVMAIGDEENDLSMLEFAKLGVAMENGIPAVKEIADQITADNDHDGVALAIETVL, encoded by the coding sequence ATGGATATTAAGCTGATAGCGATCGATATCGATGGCACATTAGTTGATTCGCAAGGAAAATTAACAAAAAAAGTGATCCAAACGATCAGACAAGCAAAGGAAAAAGGGATCAAAGTCGTTTTATGCACGGGACGCCCATTGCCAGGGGTCAAACCGTTACTACAACAACTAGGTCTAGACGATCAAGATGACCAATATGTTGTTTGCTTTGGTGGGGCAGTCGTTGAAACGACAAGTGGCAAGACGCTTTTCCAAAAAGGGATCACTTACGATGATTTTGTCGATCTAGAAGCGATCGCACGTAAATTGCAACTGCATTTTCATGCGATCAGTACCGATCGGATCTATACCTGTAATAAAGACCTTGGTTACTACACGCTTTATGAAGCCAATCTCGTTTCGATGGGGATCTCATACCGTACTCCAGATGAATTGCGTGACGTGCCCTTAGTCAAAGCAATGTTTGTGGAAGATGCTGCGATTTTAGACCCTGCGATCGCAAAACGTGAATATTTTGCTCCGCTAAGCGAGCGTTTAGATCTGATGAAAACAGCTAGTTTTTATTATGAAGCCTATGCAAAAGGTGTCAATAAAGGCAGTGCACTTGTAAAACTGTGTGAGATCTTAAAGATCACACGCGAAAATGTCATGGCGATCGGGGATGAAGAAAACGATCTGTCGATGCTTGAATTTGCCAAATTAGGAGTGGCGATGGAAAATGGTATCCCAGCCGTCAAAGAGATCGCCGATCAGATCACTGCTGACAATGATCACGATGGCGTTGCATTGGCGATCGAAACAGTTCTTTAG
- a CDS encoding bacteriocin immunity protein, with product MTEKVNVNYVKEVIHELYNSLAERPEKSSGLLDILDVLRQVYKKIDQEEYPEYLVDRLVKYIYMVGFNNRIRFLGEDGKLLVKLSDVAKKAGLNSRYRADYSDKSQFYGFFEDFPRR from the coding sequence ATGACAGAAAAAGTTAATGTAAATTACGTAAAAGAAGTAATTCACGAATTGTACAACAGTTTAGCAGAACGTCCAGAAAAAAGTTCAGGATTATTAGATATTTTAGATGTATTGAGACAAGTCTATAAAAAGATCGATCAAGAAGAATATCCTGAATATCTAGTCGATCGGCTTGTCAAATATATATATATGGTCGGTTTTAATAACCGGATCCGCTTTTTAGGTGAAGATGGAAAGCTTTTGGTAAAGCTAAGTGATGTTGCTAAAAAGGCAGGTCTAAATAGTAGGTATAGAGCAGACTATTCGGATAAATCACAATTTTACGGTTTTTTTGAAGATTTTCCAAGACGATAA
- a CDS encoding DEAD/DEAH box helicase — protein MEDNKIFYEVSSYLRESDSFKKIIERIEEIQSIPKDNIFIIDRPIMDSGNYEYLYELGFLILIKNYKIMFVTLDKNPSNDGFIEYIEDFLEDTGALARKYSYTQLIGRTRDWKKRGVIDSFSINADNVKEVIEANKLGDIESRVSNLIISLLTGSINDISTIDSSTFERKQTLLESVKNRITLFDTNQTRFVYQENENQKVIRIQGLAGAGKTELLLHKLKKIYTENKDSRIAFSCFNKVLADKLRGRVPEFFDYMKVDEQINYNRLFIASSWGSRSNPNSGLYTKICSHYNLQWQPFSHIKSKKEIWEDAIAELEKLGKIEPLFDYILLDESQDFEDEYIKLCELVTRKKVYVAGDILQDIFSINKGMENAGTDFILNKVYRTDPRTVLFSHVLGFGLYEKRAVRWLSENEWRMSGYDIRKLNEGKYHLSREPFNRFGEDMEVSNYKAVIVKQVVTNQMDSVIDTIDKLKNKYEEILPSDIAVIYTEFDRNVGEQALDLKKTIFKKFSWNSVIAPYEKRINEADEVLITNINNVKGLEFSFVIIVNNRRIKEIDDETLATDIRYRNALYMALTRSFVTSTIIFSKDDVSNTYFEKICNLAEKLNNDGAQLEILKPDNIINEKELYNLSGLRVKSQLDVIEECFDELEIAKNLRNKYADILPQSKKISNGTTDKEIIMGVIKKLIEAGV, from the coding sequence ATGGAAGATAATAAAATTTTTTATGAAGTAAGTAGCTATTTGAGAGAATCTGATTCGTTTAAAAAAATTATTGAAAGAATCGAAGAAATACAATCTATACCTAAAGACAATATTTTTATAATAGATCGACCAATAATGGATTCGGGAAATTATGAATATTTATACGAATTAGGATTTTTAATACTTATAAAGAACTATAAGATTATGTTTGTGACTCTAGATAAAAATCCTAGTAATGATGGCTTTATTGAATATATAGAAGATTTTTTAGAAGATACAGGTGCATTAGCTAGAAAGTATTCTTACACACAATTAATTGGACGAACAAGAGACTGGAAAAAAAGGGGGGTCATAGATAGTTTTTCAATTAATGCTGATAATGTAAAGGAAGTAATAGAGGCAAATAAATTAGGGGATATTGAATCTAGAGTGTCAAATTTAATAATCTCATTATTAACGGGAAGTATCAATGATATATCAACCATCGATAGTAGTACTTTCGAGAGAAAGCAAACATTACTAGAATCTGTAAAAAATAGGATAACATTATTTGATACTAATCAAACCAGATTTGTCTATCAAGAAAATGAAAATCAAAAAGTTATTAGGATACAAGGCCTTGCAGGTGCAGGTAAGACAGAACTATTGTTGCACAAATTAAAGAAGATATATACGGAGAATAAAGATAGTAGGATAGCTTTTTCATGTTTTAATAAGGTTTTAGCCGATAAATTAAGAGGGAGAGTTCCGGAATTTTTTGACTATATGAAAGTTGACGAACAGATAAATTACAATAGGCTATTTATTGCCTCCAGTTGGGGATCGCGGAGTAATCCTAATAGTGGATTGTATACAAAGATATGTAGCCATTATAATTTACAATGGCAACCATTTTCACATATAAAATCAAAAAAAGAAATATGGGAAGATGCTATAGCCGAATTAGAAAAATTAGGGAAGATAGAACCGCTTTTCGACTATATTTTATTAGATGAGAGTCAAGATTTTGAAGATGAATATATAAAATTATGTGAATTAGTAACAAGAAAGAAAGTATATGTTGCAGGTGATATTTTGCAAGATATTTTTTCTATTAATAAAGGGATGGAGAATGCGGGAACAGATTTTATATTAAATAAAGTGTATAGAACAGATCCAAGAACTGTACTTTTTTCGCATGTTTTAGGCTTTGGTTTATACGAAAAAAGAGCAGTACGCTGGTTAAGCGAAAATGAATGGCGAATGTCGGGTTATGATATTAGGAAGTTAAATGAAGGTAAATACCATTTAAGTAGGGAACCGTTCAATAGATTTGGGGAAGATATGGAGGTAAGTAATTATAAGGCAGTTATAGTGAAACAAGTGGTTACAAACCAGATGGACTCCGTAATAGATACTATTGATAAGTTAAAAAATAAATATGAGGAAATCTTGCCGTCTGATATTGCTGTAATATATACAGAATTTGATAGAAATGTAGGTGAACAAGCCCTTGATCTAAAGAAAACTATATTTAAGAAATTTTCTTGGAATTCGGTGATTGCACCGTATGAAAAGAGAATAAATGAGGCTGATGAAGTTTTGATTACTAATATAAATAATGTAAAGGGGTTAGAATTTTCTTTCGTTATCATTGTCAATAATCGAAGAATTAAAGAAATAGATGATGAAACCCTTGCAACAGACATACGATATAGAAATGCGCTATATATGGCATTAACCAGATCTTTTGTCACTTCTACGATTATTTTTTCTAAAGATGATGTATCTAATACATATTTTGAGAAAATATGTAATTTAGCAGAGAAATTAAATAATGATGGGGCACAGCTAGAAATTTTAAAACCAGATAACATTATAAATGAAAAGGAATTATATAATTTAAGTGGTTTAAGAGTTAAGTCACAGTTGGATGTGATAGAAGAATGTTTTGATGAATTGGAAATTGCTAAAAACCTTAGGAACAAATATGCAGATATACTCCCTCAAAGTAAAAAAATTTCAAATGGAACTACTGATAAGGAGATTATTATGGGGGTAATAAAGAAACTTATTGAAGCAGGGGTATAG